The following coding sequences are from one Alkalinema sp. FACHB-956 window:
- a CDS encoding ABC transporter permease — protein sequence MAKIKGMQVKRSAQILDIFRLFLAEFKRAWIQFKRYPAESIGGVFIITSVFYGLFLSAQYIAGPIQFGDKLDSVIVGYLLWSLSIFVITDIAGTLQSEAQTGTLEQLFLTSFGARTLFLVRAIADLAIQLILLGVILLIIMVLTGRYLSFPIVLVLPLATVLMGAYGLGFIMGGISLLFKRIQQILAIFQFALLFLLTAPTEEWTGIGHIVGYFLPMSPGAGLLRNLMARESGLDATALAIALVNGGVYLAIGLVLFGWAERETKRRGKLGGY from the coding sequence GTGGCGAAGATTAAGGGTATGCAGGTGAAGCGATCGGCGCAGATTTTAGATATTTTTCGGTTATTTCTGGCGGAGTTTAAGCGGGCTTGGATTCAGTTTAAGCGCTATCCGGCGGAGTCGATCGGGGGTGTCTTTATTATTACGTCGGTGTTTTATGGTTTGTTTTTGAGTGCACAGTATATTGCGGGGCCGATTCAGTTTGGCGATAAGTTGGATAGTGTAATTGTGGGGTATTTACTATGGTCGTTGTCGATTTTCGTGATTACGGATATTGCGGGAACATTGCAAAGTGAGGCGCAAACGGGAACGCTGGAGCAGTTGTTTTTAACCAGCTTTGGGGCGAGGACATTATTTCTGGTACGGGCGATCGCGGATTTAGCAATTCAGTTGATTTTGCTGGGCGTGATTTTGTTGATCATTATGGTATTGACGGGACGGTATTTATCGTTCCCGATCGTGCTAGTTTTGCCATTGGCAACAGTATTAATGGGAGCCTATGGTTTAGGGTTTATCATGGGCGGTATTTCGCTATTGTTTAAGCGGATACAGCAAATTCTAGCAATCTTTCAGTTTGCATTACTGTTTCTGTTGACCGCACCAACAGAGGAATGGACGGGGATTGGGCACATCGTAGGATACTTTTTGCCGATGAGTCCGGGGGCAGGGCTGCTGCGGAATTTGATGGCGCGGGAGTCGGGTCTAGATGCCACGGCATTGGCGATCGCGTTGGTCAATGGGGGTGTTTATCTAGCAATCGGCTTGGTGTTATTTGGTTGGGCGGAACGGGAAACAAAGCGTCGCGGCAAGTTAGGGGGGTATTAG
- a CDS encoding sulfite exporter TauE/SafE family protein, with product MLLGLLDTATIATPESLLGLFGLGIFTGAVAGVLGIGGGLLIVPVLSLWSIPLVQATATSLVGVWMSAVSGTVQNWRKGQLDGRSSIVLAVFGMVTASLGAWVGKVLPNAAIAFSFAGLMWVIIYLMDLKQKLKVREKTITDATESLSDRRPPEPLRLPQVAGIGLGAGFLSGLFGVGGGAIMVPLQMLFLGEPIKSAVRTSLGAIVLIAMSGLVSHTLNGNVLWPPGIAIALGGMLGAQLGTRLLNRLSSKAVDRTFRGLLILLSVYMVWKGFSS from the coding sequence GTGCTGTTGGGATTATTGGATACGGCAACGATCGCAACGCCGGAAAGTTTGCTCGGGCTATTCGGGTTAGGAATTTTTACGGGAGCGGTGGCTGGCGTTTTGGGGATTGGGGGGGGATTGCTGATTGTTCCCGTGTTGAGCCTGTGGTCGATTCCGTTGGTGCAGGCGACGGCAACGAGCTTGGTGGGGGTGTGGATGAGTGCGGTGTCGGGAACCGTCCAGAATTGGCGCAAGGGGCAATTAGATGGCCGATCGTCGATCGTGTTGGCGGTGTTTGGAATGGTGACGGCATCACTAGGGGCTTGGGTGGGAAAAGTTTTGCCCAATGCCGCGATCGCCTTTAGCTTTGCGGGGTTGATGTGGGTGATTATTTATTTGATGGATCTCAAGCAGAAGTTGAAGGTGCGGGAAAAGACGATAACTGATGCGACTGAGAGTCTGTCCGATCGACGGCCGCCTGAACCGTTACGGTTGCCGCAGGTCGCTGGAATCGGGTTGGGAGCAGGATTTTTGTCGGGGTTGTTTGGAGTGGGTGGCGGTGCGATTATGGTACCGTTGCAGATGCTGTTTCTGGGGGAGCCGATTAAGTCAGCGGTCCGCACCAGTTTAGGCGCGATCGTATTGATTGCGATGAGTGGGTTGGTCAGTCATACGCTGAATGGAAATGTGTTGTGGCCTCCAGGGATTGCGATCGCGCTGGGTGGGATGTTAGGAGCACAGTTGGGAACGCGATTACTAAATCGATTGTCTTCGAAAGCGGTCGATCGAACCTTTCGAGGATTGCTGATTTTACTGTCCGTGTATATGGTTTGGAAGGGGTTTAGTAGTTAA